The Labeo rohita strain BAU-BD-2019 chromosome 19, IGBB_LRoh.1.0, whole genome shotgun sequence genome window below encodes:
- the ehmt2 gene encoding histone-lysine N-methyltransferase EHMT2 isoform X2, whose translation MEDVTVRQDEGRPTTSTKTFTGSAGKSASPSTSSLSSPSSVSGRAKMSVCGPGSKTTPSSSLSSSSALSSANPPVKVHRARKTMNRPPFPQVKSVESIAAATPEKPTGSAKTNAETAVKKRKVGLDSDATANPTGTPEKVPRPQKETALTVSPVAGKVEPVATASKEHHSGWLEDLDEEPDEEDFHLLYNSYSGDDLIYSDSKSDDGMVETLEAGHLSDHSSGSDRPLATYKKTSAERDESPWKRQGKGKGRDKPPAGELEKDKGVESAAAGAATAVTVGSTDYTEVPLDSLDISAADSLSLSPHADGSDAETERLEELPLCSCRMEAPRVDGFSARSNRTCMAIESINGELVGCTNVIVKGETMRPSSRVSLMVLCETHRSHMVKHHCCPGCGYFCLSGTFLECCPDVHIAHRFHRGCVSVLGGGRSRGGMGIGLLFCPHCGEDASEAREVTIPPAAPSSGSNVVTASASSTTTTPSLLPSALAATSRALNSDKKMGEPLNARMRCRGDVRKGAELQNQPANATPGGGGVEDVVALGDGGVDSVGPSLVLPNGKPVCPSALPPGDRRAALQRAILTQDTERRKKLRFHPRQLYPAAKQGEAQRVLLMLMEGIDPSYQSDSQNRRCALHAAAQRGLLEVCYLLIQAGAKVDAQDKTLRTPLLEAIVNNHVEVVKYLIQSGACVYHAEEDGSTGLHHAAKLGNLEVVMLLLSTGQVDINAQDSGGWTPIIWAAEHRHIDVIRALLNRGADVTLRDKEMNVCLHWASFAGSAEIAELVLNAGCPLSSVNLHGDTPLHISAREGFIDCVTLFLSRGADIDIMNKEGDTPLSLARCDTPVWVALQINRKLRRGIANRIVRTERIICSDVAQGYENVPIPCVNGVDDEGCPSDYKYIAENCETSTMNIDRNITHLQHCSCTDDCSSSNCLCGQLSIRCWYDKDHRLLQEFNKIEPPLIFECNMACSCHKTCKNRVVQAGIKVRLQLYRTEKMGWGVRALQDIPQGSFICEYVGELISDAEADVREDDSYLFDLDNKDGEVYCIDARYYGNISRFINHLCDPNIIPVRVFMLHQDLRFPRIAFFSSRDIFTGQELGFDYGDRFWDIKSKYFTCQCGSEKCKHSAEAIALEQSRLARLEVCPETAGEAGLPVLGHS comes from the exons ATGGAAGACGTAACGGTACGTCAGGATGAGGGACGTCCCACCACATCCACTAAAACATTCACAG GAAGTGCTGGTAAAAGCGCTTCTCCTTCCACCTCGTCCCTGTCATCGCCATCATCAGTGTCTGGCAGAGCTAAGATGAGCGTCTGTGGTCCAGGCAGCAAGACGACTCCATCTTCATCGCTCTCTTCCTCCTCAGCTCTGTCTTCAGCCAATCCTCCAGTTAAAGTCCACCGCGCTCGGAAGACCATGAACAGACCGCCATTCCCACAG GTAAAGTCTGTCGAGTCGATCGCAGCAGCTACGCCTGAGAAACCCACTGGCAGTGCGAAAACAAATGCTGAAACAG CTGTGAAGAAACGTAAAGTGGGTTTGGACTCTGATGCCACAGCGAACCCTACAGGAACTCCAGAGAAAGTCCCGAGGCCACAGAAAGAG ACTGCACTGACCGTTTCTCCAGTGGCGGGGAAGGTAGAGCCAGTTGCCACAGCATCTAAAGAGCATCACAGTGGTTGGCTGGAGGATCTGGATGAGGAGCCGGATGAGGAAGATTTCCACCTGCTCTACAACAGTTACTCTGGAGACGATCTCATTTACTCTGACAGCAAG TCAGATGATGGGATGGTAGAGACGTTGGAGGCGGGGCATCTGTCTGATCAT AGCTCTGGCTCCGATCGGCCCCTAGCCACTTATAAGAAAACATCAGCAGAGAGAGATGAGTCGCCATGGAAACGTCAAGGGAAGGGTAAAGGGAGAGACAAACCCCCCGCTGGAGAGCTGGAGAAAGATAAAg GTGTGGAATCTGCAGCTGCAGGCGCAGCCACCGCAGTCACAGTGGGCAGCACTGACTACACTGAGGTTCCTCTGGACTCACTGGACATTTCTGCAGCAGACAGCCTCTCTCTATCTCCACACGCAG ATGGGAGTGATGCAGAAACAGAGCGTCTAGAGGAGCTTCCTCTGTGCAGCTGTAGGATGGAGGCGCCACGTGTGGATGGATTTAGCGCTCGCTCCAACAGAACCTGCATGGCCATAGAGAGCATCAACGGAGAG CTGGTGGGCTGCACCAATGTGATCGTGAAGGGGGAGACTATGCGTCCGTCCAGCCGTGTGTCTCTAATGGTATTGTGTGAGACGCACCGCTCACACATGGTGAAACATCACTGCTGTCCGGGTTGCGGATACTTCTGCCTTTCT GGAACATTTCTTGAATGTTGCCCAGACGTTCACATTGCACATCGCTTCCACCGGGGCTGTGTGTCAGTGCTGGGTGGTGGGCGGAGTCGAGGAGGAATGGGCATCGGCCTGCTGTTCTGCCCTCACTGCGGTGAGGATGCGTCAGAGGCGCGTGAGGTCACCATCCCTCCTGCAGCGCCCTCTTCAGGCTCTAACGTGGTCACTGCAAGTGCGTCGTCCACCACGACCACACCCTCGCTACTTCCTTCCGCTCTGGCGGCCACATCACGGGCACTAAACAGTGATAAGAAGATGGGCGAGCCGCTCAA TGCAAGGATGCGTTGCCGTGGGGATGTAAGGAAGGGGGCGGAGCTGCAAAATCAGCCAGCCAATGCCACTCCAGGAGGGGGCGGGGTAGAGGATGTGGTCGCCCTGGGTGACGGCGGGGTGGACAGCGTGGGACCGTCGCTCGTCTTGCCCAATGGGAAGCCCGTCTGTCCCAGCGCACTTCCACCTGGAGACAGGAGGGCGGCGCTACAGAGAGCCATTCTCACACAGGACACCGAGAG GAGGAAGAAGCTGCGCTTTCATCCGCGTCAACTTTATCCTGCAGCCAAACAGGGGGAAGCTCAGCGAGTTCTGCTCATGCTCA tGGAGGGCATCGACCCGTCTTATCAGTCAGACTCTCAGAACAGACGCTGCGCTCTTCATGCAGCTGCTCAGAGGGGTCTGCTGGAGGTCTGTTACCTGCTCATACAG GCAGGTGCAAAGGTGGACGCCCAAGATAAGACCCTGAGGACCCCTCTGTTAGAGGCCATAGTGAACAATCACGTGGAGGTGGTGAAATACCTGATCCAGAGCGGAGCCTGCGTCTATCATGCA GAAGAGGACGGATCCACAGGTCTTCATCACGCTGCTAAACTGGGAAACCTGGAGGTGGTGATGCTGTTACTGAGCACCGGACAGGTGGATATAAACGCACAG GATAGCGGCGGTTGGACGCCCATCATCTGGGCGGCAGAGCACCGACACATAGACGTGATCAGAGCTCTGCTCAACAGAGGAGCCGACGTCACGCTCAGAGACAAA GAGATGAACGTTTGTCTGCACTGGGCGTCGTTCGCGGGCAGCGCTGAGATAGCAGAGCTGGTCCTGAACGCTGGCTGTCCTCTGTCGTCCGTCAACCTGCACGGAGACACGCCGCTGCACATCTCCGCTCGCGAGGGCTTCATCGACTGCGTCAC tctgtttctttctcgTGGCGCTGACATCGACATTATGAACAAGGAGGGCGACACACCGCTCTCTCTCGCCCGCTGTGACACGCCAGTCTGGGTGGCGCTGCAGATTAACAGGAAGTTGCGCAGGGGAATCGCCAACCGCATTGTACGGACCGAGAGGATCATATGCAG tGACGTGGCCCAGGGTTATGAGAACGTTCCCATCCCATGTGTTAACGGTGTGGATGATGAAGGCTGTCCGTCCGACTACAAATACATCGCAGAGAACTGTGAAACCTCCACCATGAACATCGACCGCAACATTACACACCTGCAG cactgcagctgtaCAGACGACTGCTCCTCCAGTAACTGTCTCTGCGGGCAGCTCAGCATCCGCTGCTGGTACGACAAG GATCATCGCCTCCTTCAAGAGTTTAACAAAATCGAGCCTCCTTTGATCTTTGAGTGCAACATGGCCTGTTCCTGCCACAAAACCTGCAAGAACCGAGTGGTTCAGGCTGGAATCAA GGTGCGTCTGCAGCTCTACCGGACAGAGAAGATGGGATGGGGCGTCAGAGCACTTCAGGACATTCCTCAAGGAAGTTTCATCTGCGA GTATGTTGGCGAGCTGATCTCTGACGCAGAAGCTGACGTGAGGGAGGACGATTCGTACCTCTTTGATCTGGACAATAAG GATGGTGAAGTGTACTGTATTGACGCCCGATACTACGGCAACATCAGCCGCTTTATAAACCACCTGTGCGACCCCAACATCATCCCAGTACGCGTGTTCATGCTGCACCAGGACCTGCGCTTCCCTCGCATCGCCTTCTTCAGCTCCAGAGACATTTTCACCGGACAAGAGCTCGG GTTTGATTACGGCGATCGTTTCTGGGACATCAAGAGCAAGTACTTCACCTGTCAGTGCGGCTCAGAGAAATGCAAACATTCAGCAGAGGCCATCGCGCTGGAGCAGAGCCGACTGGCCCGTCTGGAAGTCTGTCCCGAAACGGCCGGTGAAGCCGGACTCCCTGTGTTGGGACACTCGTGA
- the ehmt2 gene encoding histone-lysine N-methyltransferase EHMT2 isoform X1, which translates to MSAAERALETPSDGSSPQSKQEVELIPPVKGKQMEDVTVRQDEGRPTTSTKTFTGSAGKSASPSTSSLSSPSSVSGRAKMSVCGPGSKTTPSSSLSSSSALSSANPPVKVHRARKTMNRPPFPQVKSVESIAAATPEKPTGSAKTNAETAVKKRKVGLDSDATANPTGTPEKVPRPQKETALTVSPVAGKVEPVATASKEHHSGWLEDLDEEPDEEDFHLLYNSYSGDDLIYSDSKSDDGMVETLEAGHLSDHSSGSDRPLATYKKTSAERDESPWKRQGKGKGRDKPPAGELEKDKGVESAAAGAATAVTVGSTDYTEVPLDSLDISAADSLSLSPHADGSDAETERLEELPLCSCRMEAPRVDGFSARSNRTCMAIESINGELVGCTNVIVKGETMRPSSRVSLMVLCETHRSHMVKHHCCPGCGYFCLSGTFLECCPDVHIAHRFHRGCVSVLGGGRSRGGMGIGLLFCPHCGEDASEAREVTIPPAAPSSGSNVVTASASSTTTTPSLLPSALAATSRALNSDKKMGEPLNARMRCRGDVRKGAELQNQPANATPGGGGVEDVVALGDGGVDSVGPSLVLPNGKPVCPSALPPGDRRAALQRAILTQDTERRKKLRFHPRQLYPAAKQGEAQRVLLMLMEGIDPSYQSDSQNRRCALHAAAQRGLLEVCYLLIQAGAKVDAQDKTLRTPLLEAIVNNHVEVVKYLIQSGACVYHAEEDGSTGLHHAAKLGNLEVVMLLLSTGQVDINAQDSGGWTPIIWAAEHRHIDVIRALLNRGADVTLRDKEMNVCLHWASFAGSAEIAELVLNAGCPLSSVNLHGDTPLHISAREGFIDCVTLFLSRGADIDIMNKEGDTPLSLARCDTPVWVALQINRKLRRGIANRIVRTERIICSDVAQGYENVPIPCVNGVDDEGCPSDYKYIAENCETSTMNIDRNITHLQHCSCTDDCSSSNCLCGQLSIRCWYDKDHRLLQEFNKIEPPLIFECNMACSCHKTCKNRVVQAGIKVRLQLYRTEKMGWGVRALQDIPQGSFICEYVGELISDAEADVREDDSYLFDLDNKDGEVYCIDARYYGNISRFINHLCDPNIIPVRVFMLHQDLRFPRIAFFSSRDIFTGQELGFDYGDRFWDIKSKYFTCQCGSEKCKHSAEAIALEQSRLARLEVCPETAGEAGLPVLGHS; encoded by the exons ATGTCGGCAGCTGAGCGCGCGCTCGAG ACCCCATCAGATGGGAGCTCTCCTCAATCCAAACAGGAAG TGGAGCTGATTCCACCCGTAAAGGGAAAACAGATGGAAGACGTAACGGTACGTCAGGATGAGGGACGTCCCACCACATCCACTAAAACATTCACAG GAAGTGCTGGTAAAAGCGCTTCTCCTTCCACCTCGTCCCTGTCATCGCCATCATCAGTGTCTGGCAGAGCTAAGATGAGCGTCTGTGGTCCAGGCAGCAAGACGACTCCATCTTCATCGCTCTCTTCCTCCTCAGCTCTGTCTTCAGCCAATCCTCCAGTTAAAGTCCACCGCGCTCGGAAGACCATGAACAGACCGCCATTCCCACAG GTAAAGTCTGTCGAGTCGATCGCAGCAGCTACGCCTGAGAAACCCACTGGCAGTGCGAAAACAAATGCTGAAACAG CTGTGAAGAAACGTAAAGTGGGTTTGGACTCTGATGCCACAGCGAACCCTACAGGAACTCCAGAGAAAGTCCCGAGGCCACAGAAAGAG ACTGCACTGACCGTTTCTCCAGTGGCGGGGAAGGTAGAGCCAGTTGCCACAGCATCTAAAGAGCATCACAGTGGTTGGCTGGAGGATCTGGATGAGGAGCCGGATGAGGAAGATTTCCACCTGCTCTACAACAGTTACTCTGGAGACGATCTCATTTACTCTGACAGCAAG TCAGATGATGGGATGGTAGAGACGTTGGAGGCGGGGCATCTGTCTGATCAT AGCTCTGGCTCCGATCGGCCCCTAGCCACTTATAAGAAAACATCAGCAGAGAGAGATGAGTCGCCATGGAAACGTCAAGGGAAGGGTAAAGGGAGAGACAAACCCCCCGCTGGAGAGCTGGAGAAAGATAAAg GTGTGGAATCTGCAGCTGCAGGCGCAGCCACCGCAGTCACAGTGGGCAGCACTGACTACACTGAGGTTCCTCTGGACTCACTGGACATTTCTGCAGCAGACAGCCTCTCTCTATCTCCACACGCAG ATGGGAGTGATGCAGAAACAGAGCGTCTAGAGGAGCTTCCTCTGTGCAGCTGTAGGATGGAGGCGCCACGTGTGGATGGATTTAGCGCTCGCTCCAACAGAACCTGCATGGCCATAGAGAGCATCAACGGAGAG CTGGTGGGCTGCACCAATGTGATCGTGAAGGGGGAGACTATGCGTCCGTCCAGCCGTGTGTCTCTAATGGTATTGTGTGAGACGCACCGCTCACACATGGTGAAACATCACTGCTGTCCGGGTTGCGGATACTTCTGCCTTTCT GGAACATTTCTTGAATGTTGCCCAGACGTTCACATTGCACATCGCTTCCACCGGGGCTGTGTGTCAGTGCTGGGTGGTGGGCGGAGTCGAGGAGGAATGGGCATCGGCCTGCTGTTCTGCCCTCACTGCGGTGAGGATGCGTCAGAGGCGCGTGAGGTCACCATCCCTCCTGCAGCGCCCTCTTCAGGCTCTAACGTGGTCACTGCAAGTGCGTCGTCCACCACGACCACACCCTCGCTACTTCCTTCCGCTCTGGCGGCCACATCACGGGCACTAAACAGTGATAAGAAGATGGGCGAGCCGCTCAA TGCAAGGATGCGTTGCCGTGGGGATGTAAGGAAGGGGGCGGAGCTGCAAAATCAGCCAGCCAATGCCACTCCAGGAGGGGGCGGGGTAGAGGATGTGGTCGCCCTGGGTGACGGCGGGGTGGACAGCGTGGGACCGTCGCTCGTCTTGCCCAATGGGAAGCCCGTCTGTCCCAGCGCACTTCCACCTGGAGACAGGAGGGCGGCGCTACAGAGAGCCATTCTCACACAGGACACCGAGAG GAGGAAGAAGCTGCGCTTTCATCCGCGTCAACTTTATCCTGCAGCCAAACAGGGGGAAGCTCAGCGAGTTCTGCTCATGCTCA tGGAGGGCATCGACCCGTCTTATCAGTCAGACTCTCAGAACAGACGCTGCGCTCTTCATGCAGCTGCTCAGAGGGGTCTGCTGGAGGTCTGTTACCTGCTCATACAG GCAGGTGCAAAGGTGGACGCCCAAGATAAGACCCTGAGGACCCCTCTGTTAGAGGCCATAGTGAACAATCACGTGGAGGTGGTGAAATACCTGATCCAGAGCGGAGCCTGCGTCTATCATGCA GAAGAGGACGGATCCACAGGTCTTCATCACGCTGCTAAACTGGGAAACCTGGAGGTGGTGATGCTGTTACTGAGCACCGGACAGGTGGATATAAACGCACAG GATAGCGGCGGTTGGACGCCCATCATCTGGGCGGCAGAGCACCGACACATAGACGTGATCAGAGCTCTGCTCAACAGAGGAGCCGACGTCACGCTCAGAGACAAA GAGATGAACGTTTGTCTGCACTGGGCGTCGTTCGCGGGCAGCGCTGAGATAGCAGAGCTGGTCCTGAACGCTGGCTGTCCTCTGTCGTCCGTCAACCTGCACGGAGACACGCCGCTGCACATCTCCGCTCGCGAGGGCTTCATCGACTGCGTCAC tctgtttctttctcgTGGCGCTGACATCGACATTATGAACAAGGAGGGCGACACACCGCTCTCTCTCGCCCGCTGTGACACGCCAGTCTGGGTGGCGCTGCAGATTAACAGGAAGTTGCGCAGGGGAATCGCCAACCGCATTGTACGGACCGAGAGGATCATATGCAG tGACGTGGCCCAGGGTTATGAGAACGTTCCCATCCCATGTGTTAACGGTGTGGATGATGAAGGCTGTCCGTCCGACTACAAATACATCGCAGAGAACTGTGAAACCTCCACCATGAACATCGACCGCAACATTACACACCTGCAG cactgcagctgtaCAGACGACTGCTCCTCCAGTAACTGTCTCTGCGGGCAGCTCAGCATCCGCTGCTGGTACGACAAG GATCATCGCCTCCTTCAAGAGTTTAACAAAATCGAGCCTCCTTTGATCTTTGAGTGCAACATGGCCTGTTCCTGCCACAAAACCTGCAAGAACCGAGTGGTTCAGGCTGGAATCAA GGTGCGTCTGCAGCTCTACCGGACAGAGAAGATGGGATGGGGCGTCAGAGCACTTCAGGACATTCCTCAAGGAAGTTTCATCTGCGA GTATGTTGGCGAGCTGATCTCTGACGCAGAAGCTGACGTGAGGGAGGACGATTCGTACCTCTTTGATCTGGACAATAAG GATGGTGAAGTGTACTGTATTGACGCCCGATACTACGGCAACATCAGCCGCTTTATAAACCACCTGTGCGACCCCAACATCATCCCAGTACGCGTGTTCATGCTGCACCAGGACCTGCGCTTCCCTCGCATCGCCTTCTTCAGCTCCAGAGACATTTTCACCGGACAAGAGCTCGG GTTTGATTACGGCGATCGTTTCTGGGACATCAAGAGCAAGTACTTCACCTGTCAGTGCGGCTCAGAGAAATGCAAACATTCAGCAGAGGCCATCGCGCTGGAGCAGAGCCGACTGGCCCGTCTGGAAGTCTGTCCCGAAACGGCCGGTGAAGCCGGACTCCCTGTGTTGGGACACTCGTGA
- the zdhhc3b gene encoding palmitoyltransferase ZDHHC3, translating to MKSSPANRSRDIERQAGYLCPEHCAPPPPRTHSADDMWFIKDGCGIVCGVITWLLVFYAEFVVVFVMLLPAKNVVYSLINGAIFNGLAFLALASHFRAMCTDPGAVPKGNATKEFIESLQLKPGQVVYKCPKCCSIKPDRAHHCSVCKRCIKKMDHHCPWVNNCVGENNQKYFVLFTMYIALISLHALLMVALHFVFCFEEDWAKCSSFSPPATVILLILLCFEGLLFLIFTAVMFGTQIHSICNDETGIEQLKKEERRWAKKSKWMNMKVVFGHPFSLAWLSPFATPDHGKANLYQWSSPSPGSGAHGFLALWFSNGVTTVFEHELGLPESRRLLSSSCDSSGSHDVFINPAFLPNPAQTITYSASAASEARLTAVDVPERFLGLSLAYFILQHNDVGSRGLEA from the exons ATGAAGAGTTCCCCAGCTAATCGCAGTCGGGACATTGAGCGTCAGGCAGGATATCTGTGCCCGGAGCACTGCGCGCCGCCCCCTCCGCGGACACACTCGGCCGACGATATGTGGTTCATCAAGGACGGCTGTGGCATCGTGTGTGGTGTGATCACATGGCTGCTGGTCTTTTACGCAGAGTTTGTGGTCGTCTTTGTAATGCTGCTGCCGGCAAAAAACGTGGTGTACAGCTTAATTAACGGTGCCATCTTTAATGGACTGGCCTTTCTCGCCCTAGCGTCACACTTCAGAGCCATGTGCACTGACCCG GGAGCCGTTCCAAAGGGAAACGCCACTAAAGAATTTATCGAGAGTCTGCAGCTCAAGCCTGGACAGGTGGTGTATAAATGTCCCAAATGCTGCAGTATCAAACCTGATAGAGCACATCACTGcag TGTGTGTAAACGCTGTATCAAGAAGATGGACCATCATTGCCCCTGGGTCAACAATTGTGTGGGAGAGAACAACCAAAAATACTTTGTGCTTTTCACT ATGTACATTGCATTGATTTCTCTTCACGCTCTCCTCATGGTCGCTCTCcattttgtcttctgttttGAAGAAGACTGGGCAA AGTGTAGTTCCTTCTCTCCTCCGGCGACCGTaatcctcctcatcctcctgTGCTTCGAGGGTCTGCTCTTTCTCATTTTCACCGCTGtgatgttcgggacgcagattCACTCCATCTGTAACGATGAAACT GGAATCGAgcagctgaagaaagaagagAGACGATGGGCCAAAAAGTCCAAGTGGATGAACATGAAGGTGGTATTCGGCCACCCGTTCTCTCTAGCCTGGCTGAGTCCGTTTGCCACGCCGGATCACGGGAAGGCCAATCTCTACCA GTGGTCTTCACCGTCTCCAGGCAGTGGTGCTCATGGATTTCTTGCGTTGTGGTTCAGTAACGGTGTCACTACAGTATTTGAGCATGAGCTTGGTCTTCCTGAATCCAGACGGCTGCTGTCTTCGTCCTGTGACTCCTCAGGTTcacatgatgtttttatcaatcCTGCTTTTCTTCCAAATCCAGCTCAGACCATCACATATTCAGCGTCTGCCGCCTCGGAAGCGAGACTGACAGCTGTAGACGTTCCTGAGAGGTTTTTAGGGCTTTCTCTGGCTTATTTTATCCTTCAGCACAATGATGTCGGGTCACGTGGTTTGGAGGCCTGA
- the LOC127182358 gene encoding transmembrane protein 42, with protein MFPGVLYALLAGFLGAVASSSAKLSLGTDYLKGVCETGLRTWGEQRKFTQQNDTSACDWLHIPLRLLCGGLLFTCNAVMWTFLAKALRSSCSSTRTTVTTTASNFISSAFLGQLIFGETHVALWWVGISLTLSGLLVLHHTSPNLTQSHDSKRE; from the exons ATGTTTCCCGGGGTCCTATACGCGCTGCTGGCGGGTTTTCTCGGCGCGGTCGCGTCCTCCTCCGCCAAACTGTCTCTCGGCACCGATTATCTGAAGGGCGTGTGTGAGACGGGACTGCGGACGTGGGGCGAGCAGAGGAAATTCACGCAGCAGAACGACACAAGCGCGTGCGACTGG TTGCACATCCCTCTCAGACTGCTGTGTGGAGGTCTGCTGTTCACCTGTAATGCTGTGATGTGGACGTTCCTGGCCAAAGCTCTCCGCAGCTCCTGTTCGTCCACCCGCACCACTGTGACCACCACCGCCTCCAACTTCATCTCCTCG GCGTTTCTGGGGCAGCTAATATTCGGGGAGACGCACGTGGCTCTGTGGTGGGTGGGCATCTCTCTCACTCTTTCCGGTCTTCTGGTGCTTCATCACACGTCGCCCAACCTCACCCAATCACACGACAGCAAGAGAGAATGA